In the Magnolia sinica isolate HGM2019 chromosome 15, MsV1, whole genome shotgun sequence genome, one interval contains:
- the LOC131227645 gene encoding dynamin-related protein 4C-like encodes MDPTSPHRLSLSLSLSLSLSMARFGLENPEIDHHEKPVLPTLASSYNDHIRPLLDAVDRLRHFKVFNLSCTISSFLCRKHNMNSLPSSSTSLQEKMAMKDHPEKPVLPLVSSYNDRIRPLLDAVDTLRHLKVMEEGIELPTIVVVGDQSSGKSSVLESLAGISLPRGQGICTRVPLIMRLQNVPTDEPQMHLEYQGKIVLTSENQILDSISMATDEIAGNGKGISNTPLTLVVKKKGVPDLTMVDLPGITRVPVHGQPEDIYEQISNIIMEYIKPKESIILNVLSATVDFPTCESIRMSQRVDKTGERTLAVVTKADRAPEGLLEKVTADDVNIGLGYVCVRNRIGDETYEEARIEEATLFKSHPLLSKIDNSIVGIPVLAQKLVQIQANSLSQCLPDIVKKINDKLNKHVTDLNNMPQNLTNVAEATQAFMRVVGAAKESLKKVLLRGEFEDFPDDAKMHCTAWMAEMLDGFYKDLQSKSLDNYSTSSCAFLMLEIGVLEGSKWIGLPNFLQRTAFIALLQQKVNRIALAPLDFIQSVLTNIEEVVIRIVSEHSEEYLQLQSMTKRAVHNLFDKMRDRSVKHAKEIIEMEKIADYTSNSDYVKTWSSLMENQKTFIEVIQDPNMGTKIMFQGFGEVEVGHLRQHSLSMLEQAFDMKMRLTAYWRIVLLRLVDSMALHLLFSVKKLVEREMEEEIVDELMGSHTGGIERMLEESPSTTQKRERLNKSIKLLRDSKDVVTKIMDGIAARHISD; translated from the coding sequence ATGGACCCTACCTCCccccaccgtctctctctctctctctctctctctctctctctctcgatggcCAGATTTGGTCTAGAAAACCCTGAAATAGATCACCACGAGAAACCAGTACTTCCCACTCTGGCATCTTCCTACAATGATCACATCCGCCCCCTACTTGATGCTGTTGATCGTCTCCGACACTTCAAGGTATTTAACCTTTCATGCACCATCTCTTCCTTTCTCTGTCGAAAACATAATATGAACTCTCTTCCTAGTTCATCTACTTCTCTCCAAGAGAAAATGGCTATGAAAGATCACCCCGAGAAACCAGTACTCCCTCTGGTCTCTTCCTATAATGATCGCATCCGCCCTCTCCTTGATGCTGTTGATACTCTCCGACACTTGAAGGTGATGGAAGAAGGCATTGAACTTCCAACCATAGTCGTAGTTGGAGACCAATCAAGTGGCAAATCAAGTGTACTCGAGTCACTTGCTGGTATCAGCCTTCCCCGTGGACAAGGCATCTGTACTCGTGTCCCACTCATCATGCGCTTGCAAAACGTCCCCACCGACGAACCACAAATGCACCTGGAGTATCAAGGAAAGATAGTCCTGACATCAGAAAATCAAATCTTAGATTCTATCagcatggccacggatgagattgCAGGCAATGGAAAGGGCATCTCCAACACTCCTCTCACTCTTGTAGTGAAGAAAAAAGGCGTTCCTGATCTTACCATGGTCGATCTTCCTGGAATAACACGTGTTCCAGTCCACGGCCAACCTGAGGATATCTATGAGCAGATATCCAATATCATCATGGAATACATCAAACCAAAGGAGAGCATTATTCTCAATGTTTTATCAGCAACCGTTGATTTTCCAACATGTGAATCAATTCGGATGTCTCAACGTGTTGATAAGACTGGGGAGCGAACATTGGCTGTTGTTACGAAAGCTGATAGGGCTCCTGAAGGTTTGCTAGAGAAGGTAACTGCTGATGATGTGAACATTGGCCTTGGTTATGTTTGCGTGAGGAATCGAATTGGAGATGAAACTTATGAAGAAGCAAGGATCGAGGAGGCAACATTATTCAAATCTCATCCGCTTCTCTCCAAAATTGATAATTCGATTGTTGGAATACCAGTTCTTGCTCAAAAGCTGGTTCAGATTCAAGCAAATAGCCTATCCCAATGCTTACCAGATATCGTTAAGAAAATCAATGACAAGCTCAACAAGCATGTCACTGATTTGAATAACATGCCGCAGAATCTTACAAATGTTGCTGAGGCAACGCAAGCTTTCATGCGCGTTGTTGGTGCTGCGAAAGAATCACTTAAGAAGGTGCTTTTACGTGGTGAATTTGAAGATTTCCCCGACGATGCGAAAATGCATTGCACTGCTTGGATGGCGGAAATGCTGGATGGGTTCTATAAAGACTTGCAATCTAAGTCTCTTGATAATTATTCGACATCTTCCTGTGCTTTCTTAATGTTGGAAATTGGGGTTTTAGAGGGGTCGAAATGGATTGGGCTTCCTAATTTCCTTCAGCGGACGGCTTTCATCGCATTATTGCAACAGAAGGTGAATCGAATTGCCCTTGCTCCATTGGATTTTATTCAAAGTGTCTTAACCAACATCGAGGAAGTTGTCATTCGCATCGTTTCAGAGCACTCGGAGGAGTACCTGCAGCTGCAGTCAATGACTAAAAGGGCAGTCCATAATCtatttgacaagatgagggatAGGTCCGTTAAGCATGCTAAGGAGATTATTGAAATGGAGAAGATTGCTGATTACACCTCAAACTCTGATTATGTGAAGACATGGAGCAGTTTAATGGAGAATCAAAAGACATTTATTGAGGTAATACAGGACCCTAATATGGGGACAAAAATCATGTTTCAGGGCTTCGGTGAAGTTGAGGTTGGCCATTTGAGGCAACACTCACTGTCGATGCTTGAGCAAGCATTCGACATGAAAATGAGATTGACTGCATATTGGAGGATTGTGTTGCTGAGGTTGGTCGACAGTATGGCTCTTCATCTTCTCTTTAGTGTTAAGAAATTGGTTGAAAGGGAAATGGAAGAGGAGATTGTTGATGAATTGATGGGGTCACACACTGGTGGGATCGAAAGGATGTTGGAAGAATCGCCATCTACTACTCAGAAGCGTGAGCGGCTGAACAAGAGCATTAAGTTgcttagggattcaaaggatgtTGTTACGAAGATAATGGATGGCATTGCAGCAAGGCACATTTCTGATTAG